The candidate division WOR-3 bacterium genome segment GGTCGAACTGGACAATAAGCACCAGGTTATCGCCCATATCTCAGGCCGGATGCGGTTGCATTGGATTCGGATCCTGCCCGGTGACAGGGTGACGGTGGAGTTCTCGCCGTACGACCTGACCCGGGGCCGAATCATCTACCGGTTCAAATAGGGCCTTCACTATCCGGCGGCCGCGAAGTACTGAAAAGG includes the following:
- the infA gene encoding translation initiation factor IF-1; this translates as MSKKDLIQLEGTILESLPSATFKVELDNKHQVIAHISGRMRLHWIRILPGDRVTVEFSPYDLTRGRIIYRFK